The following DNA comes from Novosphingobium sp. PP1Y.
GTCCTTGGGCGGGAACAGGTAGTCGGAAAGGAACTCGTCGAGCACCTCGGTGACTTCCGAGGGCTTGCGCTCCATCACCTCGTCGGACTTCGGCTTGAAATCGCGCCAGAAGGCCTCGAGCAGCTCCTTCCAGGCATGGCGGCCGCCCGAGACGTCGTCGAGTTCCTCTTCCATGCCCGCAGTAAAGTCGTAGGCCACGTAGCGTTCGAAGAAGCGCTCGAGAAATGCGGTGAGAAGTCGCCCCGATTCCTCTGCGAAGAAACGGTTTTTCTCGGTGCGGACGTAGTTGCGGTCCTTCAGGACCTGGATCGTCGCGGCGTAAGTCGAAGGGCGGCCGATGCCCAGTTCCTCGAGCCGCTTGACGAGGCTGGCCTCGGAGAAGCGCGGCGGCGGCTGGGTGAAGTGCTGCTCGGCGGTCACGTCCTTCTTCGCGGGCGCGTCGCCGCTGCGCATCATCGGCAGCAGGCCGGATTCCTCGTCGTCGTCCTTCTGGTCGCGTCCTTCCTCGTAGACCGCAAGGAAGCCGGGGAACTTCACGACCTGGCCGGTGGCGCGCAGTTCGTTGCGGCCGGTGCCGTCGCGCAGCGTAATCGTCGTGCGCTCAAGGGCGGCGGAGGCCATCTGGCTGGCCATCGCGCGCTTGAAGATCAGGTCGTAGAGGCGCGCCTCGTCGCCCGAACCGAAACGGTCGCGGGTAAACTCGGTGGGACGGATCGCCTCGTGGGCTTCCTGCGCGTTCTTCGCCTTGGTCTCGTAGTGACGCGGCTTCTCGGGCAAGTAGTGCCCATCGTAGCGGTCCGAAATCGCCTTGCGGCACGCGGAAATGGCCGAAGGGTCCATCTGCACGCCGTCGGTACGCATGTAGGTGATCGCGCCCGCCTCATAAAGGGACTGCGCCACGCGCATCGTCTGGCTGGCCGAAAAACCGAGCTTGCGCGAGGCTTCCTGCTGCAGGGTCGAGGTCGTGAACGGGGGCTGCGGATTGCGGCGATGCGGCTTGGTCTCAACATTCTCGACCTTGAACGCACCCTGCTCCACGGCGGCCTTCGCGCGCATCGCGATGCCTTCGTCGCCCAGGCTCAGGCGATCGAGCTTCTGCCCCTCGAAAGCGACCAGCTTGGCGGTGAAAGGCGTGCCATCCTGCTCCATGTGCGCGGCGACCGACCAGTATTCCTGCGGCCTGAACGCCTCGATCTCACGCTCCCGGTCGACGATCAGGCGCAGCGCCACGGACTGCACGCGGCCCGCGGACTTGGCGCCCGGCAGCTTGCGCCAGAGGACAGGCGAAAGCGTGAAGCCGAACAGGTAGTCGAGCGCGCGGCGGGCAAGATAAGCGTCGATCAGGTCCTGATCGAGCTCGCGCGGGGCCTGCATCGCCTTGGTCACCGTGTCCTTGGTGATGGCGTTGAAAGTCACGCGCTGCACGTCCTTGGGCAGCGCGCGGCGCTTCTTGAGCAGTTCCAGCACGTGCCACGAAATCGCCTCGCCTTCGCGATCAGGGTCAGTCGCGAGGATCAGTCGGTCGGAAACCTTCGCGGCATCGGTGATAGCGCGGACCTGCTTCTGCTTGTCGCCGTAGAGCTCCCAATCCATCTCGAAGCCCTCGTCCGGGCGAACCGAGCCATCCTTGGGCGGAAGATCGCGGACGTGGCCATAACTCGCCAGGACCTTGAAGTCCTTGCCCAGGTACTTTTCGATGGTTTTCGCCTTGGCCGGCGATTCGACGATGACAAGCTGCATTTCAGACTTTCGATAAGCGCTACGCGCGTGCGCATGTACGCACACATATACACACGTACAAGTTGGGTCGGGCTTTGAGCGCCCGTCAAGAGGGCATCGACCATGCACCGGACAATGCCGATCGAGCTGCGAATCATGGGGGAAGCCATCACGCCCGGCTGACCCGGCCTCCGGCATGGCGCACGAGCGCACCGGCGATCTCCAGTTCCAGCAGCGCAAGCTGCACGGCCGCCGGACTGGCGCCGGACTGGCGGATCAACTCGTCGACGGGCACCGGGGCCGTGGTGAGCAGGTCGGCGAGCGGCGCGGGCTCCGCCTCGGAAATATCCTCGCAGTCCCCCCAGTCCGGCATGGCTTCGCGGAATGTCGAGCGCGCCGATCCATCGAAACCGCTGAGCAGCTCGATCACGTCCTCGGCACGCTGGACGAGGATAGCGCCGTCGCGAATGAGCTGGTTGCAGCCGTGCGATCGCGGGTCGAGCGGCGAGCCGGGGATCGCCATGACTTCGCGGCCCATCTCTCCGGCCAGCCGCGCCGTGATCAGCGAACCGGAACGCGGGGCGGCCTCTACCACCAGGGTTCCTGAACTCAGGCCGGCGATGATCCGGTTGCGCGACGGAAAGTGCCGCGCCAGCGGCTCCGTGCCCGGCGGTTGCTCGGCGATCAGCAGGCCGTCCAGTGCAATCCGTTCCTGCAGCTCTGCGTGTTCCGGCGGATAGGTCACGTCGATGCCGCTGGCGATCACTCCCACGGTCGCGCCGCCGGCGCCAAGCGCGCCGTGATGGGCGGCGCCGTCGATGCCGCGGGCAAGGCCAGAGACGACCGTCATGCCCGCGTCCGCCAGTTCTCCGGCCAGCATCCGGGCAAGCCTGACTGCCGCTGCGGAGGCGTTGCGCGCGCCGACGAGCGCAACACACGGCGCTGCCAGGAATGCAGCATCGCCCCTGACGATCAGGATCGGCGGCGGCGCCTCGCTTGCGGCGAGCAGCGCAGGATACTCGGGCGCATCGTGGAAGAGATAGCGCGCCCCTGCCCGGCGCACTGCCCTCGCCTCATCGAGTGCAACCTGCTCGGGCGCCGGTCGATAGCGCTTGCCGGAGCGCCCCGCGATTTCGGGCAGCGCCTCGACGGCCCGGCGCGCATC
Coding sequences within:
- the topA gene encoding type I DNA topoisomerase; this encodes MQLVIVESPAKAKTIEKYLGKDFKVLASYGHVRDLPPKDGSVRPDEGFEMDWELYGDKQKQVRAITDAAKVSDRLILATDPDREGEAISWHVLELLKKRRALPKDVQRVTFNAITKDTVTKAMQAPRELDQDLIDAYLARRALDYLFGFTLSPVLWRKLPGAKSAGRVQSVALRLIVDREREIEAFRPQEYWSVAAHMEQDGTPFTAKLVAFEGQKLDRLSLGDEGIAMRAKAAVEQGAFKVENVETKPHRRNPQPPFTTSTLQQEASRKLGFSASQTMRVAQSLYEAGAITYMRTDGVQMDPSAISACRKAISDRYDGHYLPEKPRHYETKAKNAQEAHEAIRPTEFTRDRFGSGDEARLYDLIFKRAMASQMASAALERTTITLRDGTGRNELRATGQVVKFPGFLAVYEEGRDQKDDDEESGLLPMMRSGDAPAKKDVTAEQHFTQPPPRFSEASLVKRLEELGIGRPSTYAATIQVLKDRNYVRTEKNRFFAEESGRLLTAFLERFFERYVAYDFTAGMEEELDDVSGGRHAWKELLEAFWRDFKPKSDEVMERKPSEVTEVLDEFLSDYLFPPKDDGSDPRACPKCADGRLALRGGRYGAFVACSNYPECKFTRKFAQPGGNGETADDEELGKHPETGEEITRRVGRFGPYIQLGEGKEAKRASIPKDIDELTLDWALKLLSLPREVGKHPETGKEIVANIGRYGPYLLHDGKYGKLRSTADVFETGMNAAVSILAEAAQGGGRGQRAKAEPIKVLGKHPTSEGEIKVLAGRYGPYVTDGTTNATLPRDQKPEELTAEQAIALIDAKAAKGPAKGKKKASAKKAPAKKATAKKAAGKSGEAKTATKKAPARKASVTKTSNDTSEQDGEVPWDVDA
- the dprA gene encoding DNA-processing protein DprA; translation: MSGGQALAAIDREEALARIRLLRSPNVGPVTYAQLLARFGDARRAVEALPEIAGRSGKRYRPAPEQVALDEARAVRRAGARYLFHDAPEYPALLAASEAPPPILIVRGDAAFLAAPCVALVGARNASAAAVRLARMLAGELADAGMTVVSGLARGIDGAAHHGALGAGGATVGVIASGIDVTYPPEHAELQERIALDGLLIAEQPPGTEPLARHFPSRNRIIAGLSSGTLVVEAAPRSGSLITARLAGEMGREVMAIPGSPLDPRSHGCNQLIRDGAILVQRAEDVIELLSGFDGSARSTFREAMPDWGDCEDISEAEPAPLADLLTTAPVPVDELIRQSGASPAAVQLALLELEIAGALVRHAGGRVSRA